In Streptomyces sp. NBC_00344, the genomic window GCACGACGTACTTGTTGTGGACGATCTCCTTGCGCACGTAGACGGGCGCACCGTACTGCTCCAGGGCCTTCTCGACAGCGATCACGGCACGGTCCACGCCTGCGCAGTACCCACGGGGAGCGGCGAGCAGGACACGGCGGGCGCCGTCGCGGCGCGCAGCGTCCCCGCTCGGGGTGTCGGCGGGTGAGGGGCTGGACGTTGCAGTCATGCCGTCCATCGTAAGGCCGTGTCCGAAGGGCCGGGGGGCCGCCTTGCGGGAGACTGACGCCATGACTACGGACAGTGGTGGGGCGGGCAGCTCGGCAGCGGCGCCGGCGCTTCGGCGGAATCTCGGTTTCCGGGACCTCGTGGTCTACGGGCTGCTCTTCATCGCTCCGATGGCCCCGGTCGGGATCTTCGGCACCCTCGACGCCAAGTCGCACGGGGCTGTCGCCCTGGTCTATGTCGCCGCCACCGTCGCGATGGCGTTCACCGCATTCAGCTACGCGCAGATGGTGCGGGTGGTGCCCCGCGCCGGTTCGGTGTTCTCCTACGCGACCAAGGGCCTCGGCCCCGGGCCCGGTTTCATCGCCGGCTGGATGGCGATGCTCGACTATCTGCTGATCCCGGCGGTCGCCTATCTCTTCTCGGGAATCGCGATGAACGCGCTGGTTCCTTCGGTGTCGCGGTGGGTGTGGACGGCCATCGCCGTGGTGGTGACCACCCTGCTGAATCTCTGGGGGGTGAAGGCTGCCGCCCGGGTGGGTTTCGCGGTGCTGGCCCTTGAGATCGTGGCACTCGGGGTGTTCGTGGTGGCGGCGGTGGTGGTTCTGGTCCGGGACGGGGCGCAGCGCGGCTGGCTCTCGCCGTTCACCGGCGATGCGGGGTTCTCCGCGGGCGCGGTGCTGGGGGCGGTGTCCGTGGCTGTCCTCTCCTACCTGGGCTTCGACGCGATCGCGTCGTTCGCGGAGGAGGTCACCGGGGGGTCCGCGCGGGTGGCGCGTGCGGTGCTGTTCTGTCTGGTGCTCGCGGGTGCGCTGTTCATCGTGCAGTCGTATCTGGCGGCAGTGCTCGAACCGATGTCGTCGGCGCAGCTGGCCGCCGATCCGGTCGCTCAGGGCTCGGCCTTCTACGACACGGTCGACTCGGCGGCGGGCAGCTGGCTGCACGACCTGGTGGCGTCGAGCAAGGCGCTCGGTGCGGCCTTCGCCGCGCTGGCCGGACAGGCGGCAGCCGGCCGGCTGCTCTTCGCGATGGGAAGGGACCGGCGGCTGCCACGGCTGCTCTCCAAGGTGGACGGCTCCTCCGGGGTGCCGCGGCCGGCGCTGCTGCTGGCCGCGGTGGTGACGCTGCTGGCCGCGGTGTGGGCGGCCCGGCGGGACGACGGCCTCGACCGGCTGGTGTCGGTGGTCGACATCGGGGCACTCACCGCCTTCCTTCTGCTGCACGCATCGGTGGTGGGCTGGTTCGCGGTACGGAAGGGCGAAGGAGCACCGGTCTGGTGGCGGCATGTGCTCATGCCGGTGCTGGGCGCGGCGGTGACTGTCGCGGTGATCGTGAAGGCCACCGCCGTGGCGCAGTGGGCCGGTCTGATCTGGCTGGCCGCCGGGCTGGTGGTGGTCGGCGTGCAGGGGGCCCGTCGTGACGGCCGCGATGTCGGTGGCACCCCGTAGCCTGCCTGCATGGCTCTGAATACGAGTGCGGATGCGCCGCTGCCGGTCGGCGAGGTGTCACGGCTCATCGGGGGGTGGATCGACCGGCTCGGTGCGGTGTGGGTCGAGGGTCAGATCACACAGCTCTCGCGCCGGCCGGGTGCCGGGGTGGTCTTTCTGACGCTCCGCGACCCCTCGTACGACATCTCGCTGTCGGTGACCTGCTTCCGGCAGGTCTTCGACGCGGTCGCCGACGTGGTGTCGGAGGGGGCGCGGGTCGTCGTCCGTGCCAAGCCGGAGTGGTATGCGCCGCGCGGGCAGCTGTCGCTGCGCGCTGTGGAGATACGGCCCGTGGGCATCGGTGAACTGCTCGTCCGTCTTGAGCAGTTGAAGAAGTCGCTGGCCGGGGAGGGACTGTTCGCGCCGGACCGCAAGAGGCCGGTGCCGTTTCTGCCCCAGCTGATCGGTCTGGTGACCGGCCGGGCGTCGGCGGCCGAGCGTGACGTGCTGGAGAACGCCCGTCGGCGCTGGCCCGCGGTGCGCTTCGAGGTGCGGAACGTGGCGGTTCAGGGGGTGCGTGCGGTGGCGCAGGTGGTCGACGCGGTGCAGGAGCTCGACCGGCTGCCGGACGTGGACGTGATCATCGTGGCCCGCGGCGGCGGCAGCGTGGAGGATCTGCTGCCGTTCTCCGACGAGCAGCTGATCCGGGCGGTGGCAGCGTGCGGTACACCCGTGGTGTCGGCCATCGGGCACGAGCCGGATTCACCTCTGCTCGATCTGGTCGCGGACGTCCGGGCATCCACACCGACGGACGCGGCGAAGAAGGTCGTCCCGGACGTCGGCGAGGAGCTGGACCGGGTGAGGCTGCTGCGTGACCGTTCGCTGCGGACGCTCCAGGGGCTGCTCGACCGGGAGCAGCGCGGGCTGGCCGCCGCGCTGGCCAGGCCTTCGATGGAGCGGCCGCAGCTGATGGTGGAGGAACGCCGGGAAGCCGTCGACGCGCTGGTCGAGCGGAGCCGGCGCACTCTGCGCCATCTGCTGGACCGCGCGGACTCGGAGCTCTCGCACACCCGGGCGCGGGTGATCGCGTTGTCCCCGGCGGCCACGCTTGAGCGCGGGTACGCGGTGCTCCAGCGAGCGGACGGGGCGGTGGTGCGGTCCCCCGGCGAGGTGTCGGACGGTGAGCCGCTGCGGGCCCGGGTTTCCGGCGGGGAGCTGCACCTGACGGTCGTACCGGGGGAACAGGACTAGCCGGATGAGGCGGAATCAGGGTGGATGAGATGGCCAAGGCAAAGCCGGAGGAGACAGCTCCGGGGTACGAGCAGGCGCGGGACGAACTGATCGACGTCGTACGGCGGCTGGAGGCGGGCGGGACGACGCTGGAGGAGTCCCTGGCGCTGTGGGAGCGCGGCGAGGAGCTGGCGAAGGTGTGCCGGGGGTGGCTCGAGGGTGCGCGGGCACGGCTGGACGCGGCCCTCGCGGGGACGGACGCCGAGGAGGAGTGAGGGGACGCCCGCCGCCGGACATCCCGGTCCCGGTGAGCGGGGGCGTTCCCCACTGGACACGCGCTGCCGGCCGGCCGCGAGGCGGCCCGTTCTGCGGGGGTGCGTTGTGAGGCCCGTCACCACGGGCACGATTTAGTTGAAACTTAATACATCACGGTCGTAGAGTCGGGCCGTCGCTTGATCCACTGCATGCCCGGAAGGTACGAAAGATGTCGCTCGTTCTCGACCCCGCCGCCCAGGACCTCCTCTTCCGCGAGGCTCGCACCGCCAACACCTTCACGGAGGAGCCGGTCACCGAAGAGCAGGTGCAGGCGATCTACGACCTGGTCAAGTTCGGGCCGACCGCCTTCAACCAGTCGCCGCTCCGGGTCACCCTGGTCCGCTCCCCCGAGGCCCGTGAGCGCCTGGTGCCGCTGATGGCCGAGGGCAACCGGCCGAAGACCGCCACCGCGCCGCTGGTCGCGATCCTCTCCGCGGACAATGAGTTCCACGAGGAACTTCCGCAGCTGCTCCCGCACTTCCCGCAGGCCAAGGACGTCTTCTTCTCCGAGCGCCCGGCCCGCGAGCAGGCCGCCGCGCTGAACGCCGCGCTGCAGGCCGGCTACTTCATCGTCGGCGTCCGCGCCGCCGGACTGGCCGCAGGTCCGATGACCGGCTTCGACTTCGGCGCCGTCCAGAAGGAGTTCCTGGACGACGACCACACCCCGCTGATGATCGTCAACATCGGCAAGCCGGGCGACGACGCCTGGTTCCCGCGCAGCCCGCGCCTCGGCTTCGACGAGGTCGTCACCACGGTCTGAGCACCGCAGGCACAGCCCGCACCAACCGGAAGGCCGCCGCTCCCCCGGGAGCGGCGGCCTTTTGTCGTGCCCCCGTTCAGGACTACGGCGCCGCCGGCTGCGGCCCGGCCTGCAGCGCCGACGCCATCGTGGCCAGCTGCCCGTACGGGGCGGTACCCGTCACCACCGTCGTGGAGCCCTTGTCCCTGCGCACCAGGGCGTCGTACTTCGGGCCCTTCCAGCGCTGCCAGGTCTCCCCGTCCACCTGCTGCGTCCGGGACGTCCTGGCCGCGTCCTCGGTGACGTCGGCGACGAACCGATCCGACTGCCCGCTGGACTGCTCCACCGCGACGTACTCCCCCTCCGGGTCCAGGAACCCGAGGTGCCAGGCGTTGCCGGCCTGTCCGTCGTACGAGACCGACGTCGGCTTCCACTTGCCCGGGAGCCCGACCGGCGCCTGGACCGGATACGGTGCCGCACGCCGCGCGGTGAGCAGCTCGACGCGGTAGTCGACCGCCTTCATCGGTTCCGAACTGCCGCCGTGCGGCACGAACACATAGATGCATGCGACGACGGCGCCGATGACGACCATCGACTGCACCAGTCCCCGCACCGTCTGCTTGCCTCGAGTAGCTGCCACTCCCCCATGTTCTCAGGTGCCCCTCATGCTCATCCGTGGGGCCCACTGCTCATTCTGTCGACCTGACGATAGGATCGGAAGAACCCTCTACATACGGCCGTCGTCGTATCAGAAAGGTGCGTGCCGATGACCGAGCATCACCTCCCCTCGCCGCTCGAGGTCTCTCCCGAGGCCCCCGACCGCA contains:
- a CDS encoding DUF4245 domain-containing protein; amino-acid sequence: MAATRGKQTVRGLVQSMVVIGAVVACIYVFVPHGGSSEPMKAVDYRVELLTARRAAPYPVQAPVGLPGKWKPTSVSYDGQAGNAWHLGFLDPEGEYVAVEQSSGQSDRFVADVTEDAARTSRTQQVDGETWQRWKGPKYDALVRRDKGSTTVVTGTAPYGQLATMASALQAGPQPAAP
- a CDS encoding exodeoxyribonuclease VII small subunit, translated to MAKAKPEETAPGYEQARDELIDVVRRLEAGGTTLEESLALWERGEELAKVCRGWLEGARARLDAALAGTDAEEE
- a CDS encoding APC family permease — translated: MTTDSGGAGSSAAAPALRRNLGFRDLVVYGLLFIAPMAPVGIFGTLDAKSHGAVALVYVAATVAMAFTAFSYAQMVRVVPRAGSVFSYATKGLGPGPGFIAGWMAMLDYLLIPAVAYLFSGIAMNALVPSVSRWVWTAIAVVVTTLLNLWGVKAAARVGFAVLALEIVALGVFVVAAVVVLVRDGAQRGWLSPFTGDAGFSAGAVLGAVSVAVLSYLGFDAIASFAEEVTGGSARVARAVLFCLVLAGALFIVQSYLAAVLEPMSSAQLAADPVAQGSAFYDTVDSAAGSWLHDLVASSKALGAAFAALAGQAAAGRLLFAMGRDRRLPRLLSKVDGSSGVPRPALLLAAVVTLLAAVWAARRDDGLDRLVSVVDIGALTAFLLLHASVVGWFAVRKGEGAPVWWRHVLMPVLGAAVTVAVIVKATAVAQWAGLIWLAAGLVVVGVQGARRDGRDVGGTP
- the xseA gene encoding exodeoxyribonuclease VII large subunit, which encodes MALNTSADAPLPVGEVSRLIGGWIDRLGAVWVEGQITQLSRRPGAGVVFLTLRDPSYDISLSVTCFRQVFDAVADVVSEGARVVVRAKPEWYAPRGQLSLRAVEIRPVGIGELLVRLEQLKKSLAGEGLFAPDRKRPVPFLPQLIGLVTGRASAAERDVLENARRRWPAVRFEVRNVAVQGVRAVAQVVDAVQELDRLPDVDVIIVARGGGSVEDLLPFSDEQLIRAVAACGTPVVSAIGHEPDSPLLDLVADVRASTPTDAAKKVVPDVGEELDRVRLLRDRSLRTLQGLLDREQRGLAAALARPSMERPQLMVEERREAVDALVERSRRTLRHLLDRADSELSHTRARVIALSPAATLERGYAVLQRADGAVVRSPGEVSDGEPLRARVSGGELHLTVVPGEQD
- a CDS encoding malonic semialdehyde reductase, which translates into the protein MSLVLDPAAQDLLFREARTANTFTEEPVTEEQVQAIYDLVKFGPTAFNQSPLRVTLVRSPEARERLVPLMAEGNRPKTATAPLVAILSADNEFHEELPQLLPHFPQAKDVFFSERPAREQAAALNAALQAGYFIVGVRAAGLAAGPMTGFDFGAVQKEFLDDDHTPLMIVNIGKPGDDAWFPRSPRLGFDEVVTTV